A genomic window from Agrobacterium tumefaciens includes:
- a CDS encoding YebC/PmpR family DNA-binding transcriptional regulator: MAGHSQFKNIMHRKGKQDSVRSKMFSKLAREITVAAKTGMPDPNMNPRLRLAIQNAKAQSMPKDNIERAIKKASGADGENYDEVRYEGYGPGGVAVIVEALTDNRNRTASNVRSIFTKAGGALGETGSVSFSFDRVGEITYKAEVGDADKVMEAAIEAGADDVETTEDGHTIICGFEAMNEVSKALEGVLGEAESVKAIWKSQNTVPVDEEKAQSLMKLIDNLEDDDDVQNVYSNFEVSEEILAKLSA; the protein is encoded by the coding sequence ATGGCTGGTCATTCACAGTTCAAGAACATCATGCACCGCAAGGGCAAGCAGGACTCCGTACGGTCCAAAATGTTTTCCAAGCTTGCGCGTGAAATCACCGTTGCGGCAAAGACGGGCATGCCCGACCCGAACATGAACCCGCGCCTGCGTCTGGCAATCCAGAACGCCAAGGCCCAGTCCATGCCGAAAGACAATATCGAGCGTGCCATCAAGAAGGCCTCCGGCGCAGACGGAGAAAACTACGATGAAGTCCGTTACGAGGGCTATGGTCCGGGCGGCGTCGCCGTCATCGTCGAGGCCCTGACCGACAACCGTAACCGTACCGCTTCCAACGTGCGCTCCATCTTCACCAAGGCTGGCGGCGCTCTCGGCGAAACCGGTTCCGTATCCTTCTCCTTCGACCGTGTCGGCGAAATCACCTACAAGGCGGAAGTCGGCGATGCCGACAAGGTCATGGAAGCGGCTATCGAGGCGGGTGCCGACGATGTCGAAACCACCGAAGACGGCCATACCATCATCTGCGGTTTCGAAGCGATGAACGAGGTTTCCAAGGCGCTGGAAGGCGTGCTGGGTGAAGCCGAAAGCGTCAAGGCCATCTGGAAGTCGCAGAACACGGTGCCGGTGGATGAGGAAAAGGCGCAGTCTCTGATGAAGCTCATCGACAATCTCGAAGACGATGACGACGTGCAGAACGTCTATTCCAACTTCGAGGTTTCCGAAGAAATTCTCGCCAAGCTTTCCGCCTGA